TTCGCCCTGTGCCCAGCGCCGCGACTCCTCGCGCTCCGTAGCTCCCGCAGCCGCCCCAACATCTGGCAGCCGCGCCCCGCCCCTGGCGCCGCAGCCaatgggcggggcggggcccaaGTGGCCCCGCCTCTCGGGCCCGGCCCGGGGCGAGCCCCACGCCCACTCCCCACTTGGTTCCAGCTCTGTGGAGCGGGGCGGGACTGCTGCTACAAGGCCGGGCCGGCCCCCGACTCCCCGACGCCCCAGCGGTTGAGTCGACTCCAGTTTGCTTCGTGACCCAGAACGAGTCGcttcctcacagcagccccgATTTCCCCATTTTTATCAGGACAGAGCTGCGGTCCCTCCTTCGGGGGCCCCTTGAGCACGCGGCTGCCCCGGCGGCGGCGCCCTTGTGCGGGCAGTGCGCCCCCAGTCGCCGGGCCTCAGGGCCCAACCCACTGGACCCGCTCCCGGAGTGGGCCGTGACAATCCCTGGAAGTGGTGGGAGGGCCCGGCCCCCTCGGCGCACTCCGGGAACGCGGGACGTCTAACCTCCGCCAAGCCTCTCCATCCCGCGTCTGGGCCCAGCTGCGCCGGGCCGCCCTCTAGTGGGGAGCCGCGGCTTGTCACGGCGATTCCTGCGGTGACCTCTGCATTCTCTCGCCGGCCGCAGGCCACCTGCAGAATGAGAGCGAACGCAGGGGAGTGAGTTAGGGTGCCCGCTCTCCAGCGGGAAGGGTCAGAGCGTGTTCTGTCCCCAAGGGCTCCGTGACTGCAGGCCGAGTTCAAGGATGCCGTCTACCTGGAGACAGAGCAGCCAGTAGACAGAAAAATGCCGGGGATGAGTGCGAGGCTAGCTTGGAAGGGGGGACTCACAGAGGAAGTGGCATTCTGTATGGGATGTGGATGAGCCACCACGGAGAGATCGAGGGGCGAACTCTAGGCAGAGGAATCAGCCAGTTAAAGGCCCTGAGAGGACAGGAGGTGGAAAGGGCTTTACATAAAGAAGGCCCAAGATGCCCCGGCCGGAGTGGCCCGGTGGGGTGGAGCATCATCTCTCCGTGATGGAAGGGTTACAGGTTCCATTCCTACACTTCTTTCTCTCgtgacgtttctctctcccttcctctctgaaagcaatgaaaaaaaaaatgtcctttgatgaggaaataaaaaaggccCAAGATAGCTAGGCAGTTGGGGGAGTGAGGAGTTCTGCAAAACCAGGCTCCTAGCAGCCTGAGAAACACGAGGTCTTGGCTGTTCTTGGTGTGGCGGGGGCGCTGAGGGCTTTTGAGCAGGAAGGACCGGGGCTGGCTCCTGCCTACGGAACCCCAGCTGCTCTGGGAGGGCCGCTCTGTACTCCGAACCTAGGCTCCTGACCTCATCCAGCCCAGGAGGGGAGGACCTGGGCCCTGGTGCGGCTGATGCACAAAAGAGGGCAACTTTGGGGTATGTTTTGGAGCTAAAATCAATCCTTGCCGATGCATGAACATGAGCAGGGAAGGAGCGTCAAGCAGGACTCCTGGATTTCTTGCCTGAACATCTGGTCGGATGGGACTGTCGTGAATGGATCCAGGGAAGACTGGAGGAGAGGGTTTGGGGTTGGAAAAATCAAATGATTGTTTGTGGACATGTGACCCTTGAGATGTCTGTTAGACATCCAAGGGACGATGCGGGGCAGGGGGACTCAGCCACTGGGCGTGTGGCTCTGGAGTTTGGGGGAGAAATCAGCGCTGAATGCTTggacctgggaggcagagccAGTGGGTGGTACTTGAGGCCGTGTGCCCAGATGTGATGGCAAAGGTGAGTTCCGCAGTCAGGACTGAGCCCTGGGACACCCCACCCAGTGGAGTCAGGGAAGATGAAAGAGAACTGGCAAAGGGGGCAAGCAGGAACagccagggaggggggaggaaaaagagagtggGAGCTTAGGAACTCTGAGGAGCAAGCGCCAGAGGCGGCCAAGGAGGTGAGACTGGAGAAGGAACTGAGAGGACCCCAACCAGGGCAGCGCCAAGGGGGACAGAGGGGTGAGCGACCTTGACTTAGGGAGCGGGAGAGGGTGAGAGGTCAGGAACCGGAGAGCGAGCAACGGTACACAACTTTTCCAACAAGACTTTATttcctttcagagagaggggaagggagggagaaagagaaggagagaaacatcaatgtgtggttgcctctcacacgcccccaactagggacttggcgcacaacccaggcatgtgccctgacggggcaTCGAACCGACgccctttcagttcacagaccggtgctcaatgcactgagccacaccagccagggctagacagctttttatttttatttatttattttttaagattttatttatttatttttagagagggaagggagggagatagagagagagagagaaacatcaatgtgcggttgctgggggtcatggcctgcaacccaggcatgtgccctgacggggcaTCGAACCGACgccctttcagttcacagaccggtgctcaatccactgagccacaccagccagggctagacagctttttaaaaattgacttgtAAATATAACAAGTGGACAACTCTCAAAGGTACAgctcaataaacatgaaaatctgTAGACACTGGTGCAACTGTCGCCCGGATGAAGATACAGAATATCCCCGGCCACTCCCGGAGGCCACTTGGATGTCCCCGAAGATAACCACTCTTCTGTGTGATTTCTGTCACCATGGGTTCCTTTCGCTTGATGCAGGCAAACAACTTCCGGAGGTTTTGCTGGCGGCGGGGCTCAGATTAGGTGGGCAGATAATGTTCAGACGGGGGCTGGCGGTCGGCGCTCAGCCTCCGTGGGCGAGCAGGTTTCCTGGGTACTGCCTTCACTTggtcttagccaaaaggccgagaagcgatCCCGGGCACTGTCTTGCTTTGTCTCCGAGGACGGCATGACCACGCCTTCCCTgagtctgtttccccatctgaagCTCAACCCTTGTCCCCTCACATCCATCTACTTCAGGCCGTGGGAATGAAAGGGGGGGCTCACTGTGAGCGGTGAAGAGCTGGGGCTTCACAGGTCTCTGGAGGCTTGTGTGGAGTCTACAGCTCGGTCGCCGGGAACGGGcggggctgcaggctgggaggCCCGGGAGGCCCGCCCACCCGTGTGTTTGAGCAGCTCACCTGGCAACAGGTGGGCCTGACAGTCTGCTTTTCCAGAGTCTCCTCTGCCATCCGTGTCTTTAGGGCACACAATGGTGCTGTTCAGGCCCCTGGCACTGCTTCTTGCTCTGGTTGTCGCTGGTGaggagctggtgggtgggggaaCCCTCGTCCTCACCACCACCTGCACCCCCGAACTCCGTAGTGGAGTGGAGACCTGGTTTTTCTCAGATAAGCAAGCTATcacggggggcaggggctgggggagaggcaggaagccctgaccctccttcctctcttggCTTCTTCCTCAATGGAGTCCTCGCTCCCAGTCTGTGAAATGAGCCGGCCTATGGCTGGATACGGGGGGAAAGGGGGGCCCTGTGGCAGACGGGCGGAACCACCCTCAGGCGTGTGGTTCCCTGTGCACGGGCCCCCAGCCTGATCGTGTCTTCCTCACAGACCGCCACTGCCTGCCCTGGTCCGTGAGTATCTCTGAGAGACAGGGGCCCGGCGCCGTCTTCCAGTCCCTCTCCTTGAACTGCTCTTCACACGTGCCCACCTTGAAGCTGCTGCGCGTGCGGCCACCCACTACCTTCTTCGACGCACTCAACCTCAGCGTAACCACGTGGCAGGGGACCTATATGGGAAAGGTGGGGACATGGGCACAGCTGGGGACCGGGGGGTGCAAGGGCAGACCCTGAATTGACAAAGCcagagggggtgcagggggaaggAGCGTCTAGGCCCCATATGGCACTGCCCCTTGCCACAGCTGACCTTGAACAACACGGCCCGGCTGGACACCCTGGCCGTGAGCCACTACGAGCTACAGCTGCAGGTCACGTGTGGCACCCTTGTGATGGAAGGGCCACTCTCCGTTGATGTGCAGCGGGACCCCGACCATATCCAGTGTGCGGGCCGATTCATCAGCCCAGGTGAGAccaggggcagcaggcaggggtgggcaggaatGGTCTGAACAGAGCCTCTCTGACCTCCCCTTTGGCCGCCTGGGGAAGTCATCCAGGTGCCGGAAACCGTCACACCCGGGGCCAGACTGTACACTTTGCTGCTCCCAGACCTAAGACTCCAGGGAGCCCAGGTGAGCCCAGCACACGGGCAGTGTTGGGGCGGGGCCAAGGGGGCGGCAGAATGGAGGAGGCATGGGGAGATCaagcccaggccctgcctggccaAGTACACCCTGCAGAGGGGCCCTTTAGTGCACAGCTGAGCCTCTGCGTGACACCCGGTTTTGGAGAGGGCCGCTGAGGTCCCCCACCCTTAAGTGGCATGGCTGTTCCCACGGAACCTCTCTGAGTTCTTTCAAGTTCTCCTGCGTGTTGTGAATTCTCCATGACAATCCCGTGTCACTTTTacaatgcaaaaacaaaatgcagtttaaaagaaaagcaaagggtTTAAAAGCAGGAAGGATTAAGGATCAGGGCCAAGGGCAAGGGCTTGCCCTGGCTAGGGTAAGTGTCAGAGTCAGGGTTGGGAGCGTTGGGTGTGGGCAGGCACCTCCAGGGCAGTTGGGGACTTTGACAGGGATGCGTGGGGCACTGGGGCCGGGGGATGGATCCTCAAGCATCTCTGTCCTGTCAGATAAACATCACCAGTGCCCAGGACCCTCCACACTTCCCTGGGCCTTTCTCCATCGacgggcagggctggctgcaggcACCGGCCCAGGGCCTCAGCGGCCAGGCTCCCAAGGTGAGTATGACTCGGGACCTGGGTGTACCCGTGGATCGGGCATACAGCGGGTGAAGCCGCCGCCTCCCGGAGTTTGCTTGTTCCTGGCCTCCCGGGTCCTCTCCATGATGCTGCCTGTCCCAGACACCACGCACACCTGCATCTCCTGCCCCGTGCCAGGGCGGTGCTGGGCTCTGAGTCCAGAAAGAAGAGAGGTCCTTGGCTCTGGGAGCTCATGGTGCCTGGAACAGAAAGGAAAGCATTCAGGGCAGTCCCACAGGAAGGGAAAGTCCTGAGTAAGTGGCTAGGGCAGTCTGAAGGAGGCTAGAGAAGTTTCTTCCTTAAAAAGTCCACAtcttggccctggctagtgtggctcagtggatcgagcaccaacctgtgaaccgaaaggttgccggttcaatccccagtcaaggcacatgcctgggttgcaggccaagtccccagctgtggggcgcacaagaggcaaccacacattagtgtatctctcccgctctttctcccttgcttccccgctctctaaaagtagtaagatcttttaaaattaaaaaaaaaaacccacatcttAGTGACTGGCTCCTAGCAACTCTAAGGTGGTAAGTCACGTACCGAATGACTCATGTGTGACTCCTCTGGGGGCTGTTTGCACCCTAATGGAAGGATTCATGGCCCCAGAACGGGCCTTGGAGGAGTACGTGACAGCAGGATGACACAACTGGGTGGGGtgcgggtgggtgggggtgtgaaTGCTGGAGCTCTCTGTGGAGGTCCCGGAGGGGGTCTGCCTCTTTGAAGAGAAGGCTGGGCACAGACAGACCCGTGCTGGCCCCTGTGGTTCCCTTCCTGTCCTGTGTGCGCCCAGACCTTCCGGCTGCACGTCCTGGTGACCTGGGGAGCAGGCCGGAGCTGCGGAGGGACGCTCACAGTGCGAGTTTTGTCTGCCCCTTCCGGCCGGGTCTCCTTCCCGTAAGGCTCCCCTGCCCTGGGACGGCGGGGGCGGCGGAGTCTAGCCCCAGGGAAAAGCAGGAGTGGGTTCCGGTGCGCTGCTGGAGGGTCCCAGCCAGCTCAGGGGTGAGGGGAGTCCCAGAGGAGGGGCCTGCGGACCGCgatggggctgggggagcagggtcCCTGGAGCCGGTGCCCCTTCTGGTTTAGGGAGCGGCACCGGAGCATCACCATCCCGGAGGACCTGGTGCCTGGCAGTGAGGTGGTTCAGGTGCAGGCCCGGGGCTTGGACGTGCGCTACGAAATCCTCTCTCCGGCGCCCTGCCCGTTCTTCTCCATCGGACCCGGTGAGGGGGGCGCGGTGCGGGGTGTGGAGGGGGTAGGGGTGCCTCCGTGCGTGGCGCAGAGGTTATTCGCGCTAACCTTTCGCGCCTCCCTGGGAAAAGAGGCTGGAGCTGAGGCAGAAACTGGGGTGAGGTTGCGACTGGTGGCCCGGCCTTGGAGGGGGAGGGCGACTCTGGTGGCCAGACAGAGTGCCCTCCCGGCCCAGGGAATGAGGTGGGAggtccccacccccctcactgAGCTTGAGGCGGGGCCTAACTCTGcgtccccgcctcccaccccgcCCAGCGGACGGCGTGATTCGGACCACTGGGCCCCTAGACTTGGCACTGGCCCCAGGCGCCGCGGTCACTGTACTGCAGGTGAAGGCCTTCGAGCGGCTCCAGCCATGGGCCAGCGTCCAGCTGGAGCTCACCGTGAACGTGACTCCCGTCAACCGTTGGCCCCCGCGCTGCCACCCAGCGCTTCTGGTGTGAGTACACCCGAGCCTCACCGAGGCCATTGGGATGCCATGCCAGCCACGGCTTCCCCCCGCCCGACTCCcgctgccctctgctcccaggacTCAAGTCCCCGAGACCGTGCCCGTGGGCACCGTGCTGAGCACCTTCACGTGTGCTGACCGGGactcccctgcctccaccctcGACTACCAGCTGCGGTTTCACGGCCCTCCTGGGCTGCCCAGCCTCTGCCTTAGCGGCAGGGCTCTGAAGGTGCCCAGGGCCGGGTCCCACGCCCGCGTGCAGGGTGCTTGCAGCGGGAGGTGGCCAGGGCCTGTGAGAGCCGGACCGGGCGGGCGAAGGAGATGGTGGCAGAGCCTGCCCGCTTTGCAGCCTGGAaagcacggggcggggggtgtcTCTCCGTggaggccctggcctggggcagcCCAGCGTGGCTCGAGGCTCTCcaaggccagggctgggcctcaCCCTCCGGCCCGCCGGCCAGGTCAATGCCACACTGGACTGCGACACTCCTGGGGCCTGCTTTCAGCTGGCAGCCTCCGTCCTGGTGTTCGATGGCGGTCAGCCCCCGATGACCAGTGAGTGACCGTATCCGGGCCTGGACATTCCCGACAGGGCTTTTCCGTCCCCCTCTCCCCATTCTCGGGACAGGGTCATCTCTCCTCCCTCCAAAACCGATGGGGCTGTTTGTGTCCATGTTGGACCCCGAGGGCGGGGCGTGTCACTCCGACcagaccctctcccctcccaccagacCGTCTGCCTCCTTAGACCCCCAGGGCCGGGTCCTGTCTCCCTCCTCAgccccctggggcagggctgggcaccccaggccTGCTTCTTGACTGCCTAACGGCCTGCAGCCGAGGTGCCAGTGCTGGTGACGGTGACACCGGTCAACGAGTTCTCCCCAGCTTGCGCTCCACGCGTGTTCCGGGTCCGCGAGGACGCGGGGCCCCGCACCCTGCTGGGCTCTGTGGCGGGCACGGACAGGGATTACCCGCACGACCGCGTGCAGTACTCCAGCCCTGGCGGGTCCGCCACCTTTGCCGTGGACCACCTCAGTGGTACTTCCTCCCCGGGGCTGGGGCGCAGGGTTGGAGCCAGAGTGCCTCTGCAGGCTGGGGCCACCACGGTTCCCGCTTCTAGGGGAGGTTCGCCTCCTGGGGCCGCTGGACTACGAGCAGCAGAGGCTGCACAGGCTCACTGTCCTGGTGACCGACCAGCGCGGGGACCGGGACGCCGCCCACCGCCGCTCCGGCTCCTGCACGGTGACCATCGAGGTGGAGGTGATGGAGCCCCGAGGCCTTGGGGAGAATCGGAAAGGGTTCAGAGCTCCCTCTCACGTTCCGATTTTtccctctgtgcctcactttcttCCGTCGGTtggctggagggggcagggcctcGGGTGGGAAGCTCAGGGCCTGTTGCCTGACTCCTGCGCTCcagctgtggtgggaggggcctggggacgCGGGGACCCGGTGACCTGGCGACCTTCCTGCAGGACGTGAACGACCATGCTCCCGAGTGCGAGCCCCCGTTTCAGGAGCTCACCATCCACACCTCCCCGGGCCGTAGCTCGGAGGTGACCAAGGTGTCGTGTCGGGTCCCTCAGGAGCCACAGCGCCTGGCCTTCTCCTACAGCATCGTGGGAGGtgagcctggggcgggggcagcgggcTGTGGGAGAGGAGCGGGCAGGGCCGGCCACGgcccccttctcctgcccctgtGCTCTCAGGGAACAGTCAGAGCCGGTTCAGCCTGCGCGGGGCCGTGCTGGTGCACAGCGACGGGGCGGCGGGGCCCCCCCTGCTGGAGCAGCCCCGCACTTACGAGCTGCTGATCCGTGCGGCCGACGCaggcccctccgccccccacctcAGCACCACAGCCACCGTCATCGTGCACGTGGTCCCCTGGAGGGCCAGCACGGCGGCCACCagcacccacagagccacagtgaGGGGGGTCCTTGGGCCCTTAGGCAGTGGGAAGAGAGGGTCACGGAGGGTGACAAGACCCAGTTTTCCAGGGGGGACGGTGGGGGAAGGCTCTCCGGAGGGAACCACTGAGTGCAGAGAGCGACACAGGAGAACaagtctggggtggggtgggggggcgccgaGCCCTTGGCGGGGGCTGCAGGCCGGATGACCAGGGCGCTTTGGCAGGGCAGTGGCGAGGCTGTGGTCCCCGTTTCAGGTGCCTTCCGCAGGGACACCGCTGCTCGTGACAGACACAGAGGCCTTCTGGCAGCCGGAGCCCTGGTTCGTGGCGGCGCTGACGGTGACCGGCGCCCTTCTCCTCTGGACTCTGGGCTGGATCCTCAGCGGGCTCCTCCGGGGGTAGGGCGCCTGCCCCGCGTGCCccgcctcccccggccccccatGGGCCGCTCCCGTGAGCGGCGGTTTCGGCCCCGATTTGGTAACAGTGCTCACAGCGATGAGCGGACAAACCGATGTCAAACAGCGCTGCCCTCCCCCCGGAGGTTgtctggggaggcagagagacgCCGGAGGACTCTGTCTCCGCCGTGGGCAGAGCCCGGCCTTGGAAAGGGGAGGGTGTGGGCGAGGCCCAGGGCTTCACACGGGGCGTGTTGCACATTGGGCATTgaccctcttcctttcccctgccCTCCACTGGAAACCTGACCTAGCCCTGAGACTTTGAGCTTCCTGTGGACACAGGGCTAAAcccgggggtggtgggggtggcagcGTGGACTCTGTAGACGCACGCTGGCTCTCTCCAATACAAAGGGGCAGATGAATGGCGCGGGGCCCTGGAGCTAGCGGGGGTGCTGCCCTCACGCCTGGCCCCCCTTCCTGGCGTTTTAGGTCGGCCCGGGGGCTACAGACACCCAGCAAACCAGCCCAGGCTCTGCGACTGAGCAGGTCGGCCTCCTATGCATGCCTCTGCACCAGGAAGTCTGTTCCTTAAACTCAGGCTGGGGCAGAGCCTCATCCTGCACTCCTGCTCCTGCTTTGCTCCAGCATCCGGGGAACCGAGGGGTCCGCGGAGGGGTCCACGGAGGCACCAAAGACGGAGACACAGCAGGCACCCAGCAGCATCATGGGCCTCGTATGTCCACCCCCCGCCGCTTGTAGGGGGGCACTGAGGCTGCTCTAGAGTACTCCCCTGCCAAACCAGACCCCTCCCTTCGGAGGGCCACCCCTGGGGGAGCGACCACCCCAGTAGCGCAAGGACACAGGGGCAAGTGGGCTCCTGAGCCCGTGGACGGGGTTCACCCCATTGTGCCCTCTCATTTTCCCCTCAGCAGCATTTCGATGGCAGAGCACAGGACGCCCGTGAGTCCCTTCCTCCCAAACCACTCCCCACCTGGACCCACTGTCCCTCCTTCCCCCGTCTCAGTGTCTCCTACCACCAAGCACCCACCGTCCGATCTACTCTTTCCCTGAATGGGGTCCGTTCTCGCTCCCACTCACCTTCCAGCCCACGTTTGTCAAACACCTGCGGGGCCAGGAAATGACTCAGAGCCACTCTTGTTCCTGCCCTCGGGAGCAGGGGGGGCGGTGGTGAGGGCGAGGCCCCCAGGTACTCTGTTGTCACCAATGAACCAAGGCAGAGTAATCTGGCTCTGGGTTTAGGGGAGCTGGTGTCCAGTTTTGCAGAACCCAGAATATGCTTCCTCTGCCTTTGAGCGGGACCTCACGGGATTTtctgagaaaggagggaggggacaggttGGATTAAGCAGAAGGCGGGTCACACCCAGGGTCCTGGGACATCTCCTACccttgggggagggaggcagctctGCTGAGaccccagcaggcccagcagtgccccctccctcctgcccatgCATCCGAGCTCAGGCACAGGCAGAGATTACCTGTTCAGCACGCGCACGGGAGCCCGGCGCTGGCTCTGAGGCCAGGAAGCTTCTTCACCATGTGGGAATTTCCCCTTCACGTCGTCCCGGGCTGTGCTTTCAAGTTGAttcaataataaacaaaattacaAGCAGGAAAGTCCCAGCCTCGGAACCCGCATGTGGGAGCAGCTCTGAGATCTGTGGGTCCTTGTTCTCCCTGGGAGAACTCCCTGCCTTGTGGGAACACTCTAGGGAGTGgcgtggttcttttttttttaaaagattttatttatttatctttagagagaaggaaagggagggagaaagaggaggagagaaacttCGAGGTGGGAGACAAACAtcatgggttgcctcttgcacgcccctaactggggacctggtctgaaacccaggcatgtgccccgactggcgacctttcagttttcggggggacacccaacccactgaaccgtACCAGTCAGGGTGGGGAAGGTTATTTTTAAGAAGGCACCGTGTGGTGCTCTGACTGACAGTGATTAATGCTCTGCAGAGGTAAGGGCCTGTTAGCTTTGTCAGGACTGCGGGGGCCTGTCCCCTCAGAGGCCACCTGCTCCGGCTGGTGAGAGGGCCCTGGAGCTTCCTTTTTCCACCAAGAAGAGGATGTCGTTGCGGCGGTTTGTCCACCATGTGTGGAGGTTTTCCTAGGCAGGGCCTGGAGTTTTGCACTGAGGGGTGGGTTGGCGCGGACTTCAGAA
This DNA window, taken from Phyllostomus discolor isolate MPI-MPIP mPhyDis1 chromosome 7, mPhyDis1.pri.v3, whole genome shotgun sequence, encodes the following:
- the CDHR4 gene encoding cadherin-related family member 4 isoform X6, giving the protein MCSGTPTISSVRADSSAQVPETVTPGARLYTLLLPDLRLQGAQINITSAQDPPHFPGPFSIDGQGWLQAPAQGLSGQAPKTFRLHVLVTWGAGRSCGGTLTVRVLSAPSGRVSFPERHRSITIPEDLVPGSEVVQVQARGLDVRYEILSPAPCPFFSIGPADGVIRTTGPLDLALAPGAAVTVLQVKAFERLQPWASVQLELTVNVTPVNRWPPRCHPALLVTQVPETVPVGTVLSTFTCADRDSPASTLDYQLRFHGPPGLPSLCLSGRALKVNATLDCDTPGACFQLAASVLVFDGGQPPMTTEVPVLVTVTPVNEFSPACAPRVFRVREDAGPRTLLGSVAGTDRDYPHDRVQYSSPGGSATFAVDHLSGEVRLLGPLDYEQQRLHRLTVLVTDQRGDRDAAHRRSGSCTVTIEVEDVNDHAPECEPPFQELTIHTSPGRSSEVTKVSCRVPQEPQRLAFSYSIVGGNSQSRFSLRGAVLVHSDGAAGPPLLEQPRTYELLIRAADAGPSAPHLSTTATVIVHVVPWRASTAATSTHRATVPSAGTPLLVTDTEAFWQPEPWFVAALTVTGALLLWTLGWILSGLLRGSARGLQTPSKPAQALRLSSIRGTEGSAEGSTEAPKTETQQAPSSIMGLQHFDGRAQDARESLPPKPLPTWTHCPSFPRLSVSYHQAPTVRSTLSLNGVRSRSHSPSSPRLSNTCGARK